One Nostoc sp. UHCC 0302 DNA window includes the following coding sequences:
- the pgmB gene encoding beta-phosphoglucomutase, whose amino-acid sequence MDTKGHSRHFIYTDWILIETQFHPEQLQSRETIFTIGNGYLGTRGSFEEGYADGLPATLIHGVYDDVPVVYTELANCPDWLPLIVIVNGDRFRLDQGEILSYERKLDLHHGILSRSVRWRSPSGKTIDIYFERFASLADQHILGQRCQLTLVDCDALIEVQASINGYPENQGFNHWQELDQGKTDQGFWLYRRTRNSQIEIGMATMTTISGTEAALQVNSAPGYPTASAAFLATSQQTVTIEKIVIVFTSRDVNTPVSAAREKLAHLPDYTMLLNAHKKAWDEVWQECDILIEGDSTAAFAVRYNLFQLLIAAPRHDDKVSIPAKTLSGFGYHGHIFWDTEIFLLPFFIFIQPDVARNLLTYRYHTLNGARRKAAHEGYKGAMYAWESALTGDEVTPRWSLPNDFYGEDVRIWCRDREIHISADISYAVWWYWQATGDDEWMRDYGAEIILDTAIFWSSRVEFNYESERYEIRGVIGADEYHEFVHNNAFTNRIVQWHLEKALVVDDWLHHTFPERTAELEQKLQLTSKERSQWQEIVAKIWIPYNELAGLIEQFEGFFQLEDIDLAKYEPRDRSIQAILGIEETNKRQVLKQPDVLMLLYLMRQSKDFPYNEKALQTNWDYYAPRTDITYGSSLGPAIHAILASDLGESAVAYKHFIQAAMVDLEDTRGNTNQGIHGASAGGVWQAVVFGFGGVQLTENGPVANPHLPPNWTRLKFKLQWQGLWHEFDLHQGLGTRNWDLGTREMEDKGDKGAKGQGEMQNSFTASSSSSQSPVPITQYPTPSTQSPDIRGVIFDLDGVLTDTAEYHYLGWQRLADEEGIPFNREANEALRGVSRRASLMLIVGDRPYSEAQIQEMMERKNRYYVEYLENISTKDLLPGALELLNELRQAGIKIAIGSGSKNARTVLEKLGIADKIDAIADGYSVQQPKPAPDLFLYAANLLGLEPSQCVVVEDAAAGIEAALAGGMWAVGLGPPERVGAAHVVLPSLAGVKWADIEAKLKSIATQKQTKQPE is encoded by the coding sequence ATGGACACAAAAGGTCATTCTCGCCATTTTATCTATACAGATTGGATATTAATTGAAACCCAATTTCATCCAGAGCAATTGCAATCCAGGGAAACCATTTTCACAATCGGCAATGGATATTTGGGAACAAGGGGCAGCTTTGAAGAAGGGTATGCTGATGGATTGCCAGCTACTCTCATCCACGGAGTTTATGATGATGTTCCCGTGGTGTATACGGAACTCGCCAACTGCCCTGATTGGCTACCGTTGATTGTAATTGTGAATGGCGATCGCTTTCGTCTCGATCAAGGCGAAATATTGAGTTACGAGCGTAAACTTGACTTACACCACGGTATTCTCAGCCGTTCTGTGCGTTGGCGTTCTCCTAGTGGGAAAACCATTGATATTTACTTTGAACGCTTTGCAAGTCTGGCAGATCAGCATATCTTAGGGCAACGTTGCCAGTTAACGCTAGTAGATTGTGATGCATTGATTGAAGTTCAAGCTAGCATCAACGGCTATCCCGAAAATCAGGGTTTTAATCATTGGCAAGAGCTAGACCAAGGTAAAACTGATCAAGGCTTTTGGTTGTATCGCCGTACTCGCAACTCCCAAATTGAAATTGGTATGGCAACTATGACGACAATCTCAGGAACTGAGGCGGCGTTGCAAGTCAACAGCGCACCGGGGTATCCAACAGCGAGTGCAGCCTTTCTTGCTACATCACAACAAACTGTGACGATAGAGAAAATTGTCATAGTTTTTACCTCGCGGGACGTTAACACACCAGTCTCAGCAGCTAGAGAAAAACTTGCACATCTGCCAGACTATACAATGCTGCTTAATGCCCACAAAAAAGCTTGGGATGAAGTTTGGCAAGAATGCGACATCCTCATTGAAGGAGATAGCACAGCCGCTTTTGCGGTTCGTTACAATCTATTTCAACTGCTGATTGCTGCCCCACGGCATGATGACAAAGTGAGTATTCCGGCTAAAACACTTTCCGGGTTTGGCTATCACGGTCATATATTTTGGGATACAGAAATTTTTCTCCTGCCCTTTTTTATTTTTATTCAACCTGATGTAGCCCGCAACTTGCTCACTTACCGTTATCACACATTAAATGGAGCGCGACGTAAAGCAGCCCATGAGGGGTATAAAGGGGCAATGTATGCTTGGGAAAGCGCTCTGACTGGCGATGAGGTAACACCCCGTTGGTCATTGCCTAATGATTTTTACGGTGAAGATGTGCGGATTTGGTGTCGCGATCGCGAGATTCACATCAGTGCAGATATCTCCTATGCTGTTTGGTGGTACTGGCAAGCTACTGGTGATGATGAATGGATGCGAGATTACGGTGCAGAGATTATCTTGGATACCGCCATCTTTTGGAGTAGCCGAGTTGAATTCAATTATGAGTCCGAACGATATGAAATTCGCGGTGTCATTGGTGCAGATGAATACCACGAGTTTGTTCACAACAACGCTTTTACCAACCGGATAGTGCAATGGCATCTAGAGAAAGCACTCGTAGTTGATGATTGGTTACATCACACCTTCCCGGAACGAACCGCCGAATTAGAGCAAAAACTGCAACTCACCTCAAAAGAGCGATCGCAATGGCAAGAAATCGTTGCTAAAATCTGGATTCCCTATAACGAACTAGCTGGATTAATTGAACAGTTTGAAGGATTTTTCCAATTAGAAGACATTGACTTAGCAAAATACGAACCACGCGATCGCTCAATACAAGCTATCCTTGGCATCGAAGAAACTAATAAACGGCAGGTACTCAAGCAGCCAGATGTGTTAATGCTCCTATATTTGATGCGGCAATCAAAAGATTTTCCTTACAACGAAAAAGCATTGCAGACAAACTGGGACTACTACGCACCCCGTACTGACATTACTTACGGTTCCTCGCTAGGCCCAGCAATTCACGCCATTTTAGCCTCAGATTTGGGTGAATCAGCGGTGGCTTACAAACATTTTATCCAAGCGGCGATGGTAGACCTCGAAGATACCAGAGGTAATACCAACCAAGGAATTCACGGGGCTAGTGCTGGTGGCGTTTGGCAGGCTGTAGTTTTTGGCTTTGGTGGTGTACAACTGACAGAAAATGGCCCTGTAGCTAATCCCCATCTGCCACCAAACTGGACGCGCCTGAAGTTTAAGCTGCAATGGCAAGGGTTATGGCACGAGTTCGACTTGCATCAGGGATTGGGTACTAGGAATTGGGATCTGGGGACTAGGGAAATGGAGGACAAAGGGGACAAGGGGGCAAAAGGACAAGGAGAGATGCAAAATTCTTTTACCGCGTCTTCTTCATCTTCCCAATCCCCAGTACCCATTACCCAGTATCCAACCCCCAGTACCCAATCCCCCGACATCCGCGGAGTTATCTTTGATTTAGATGGTGTGCTGACAGATACAGCTGAATACCACTATTTAGGTTGGCAGAGGCTGGCAGATGAGGAAGGTATACCTTTTAATCGCGAAGCTAATGAGGCATTACGGGGTGTATCTCGTCGTGCTTCCTTAATGCTGATAGTTGGCGATCGCCCCTATTCAGAAGCACAAATTCAGGAGATGATGGAGCGTAAGAACCGCTACTATGTGGAATACCTAGAGAACATCTCAACTAAAGATTTGTTACCAGGGGCGCTGGAACTTTTAAATGAACTACGGCAAGCTGGTATCAAGATAGCTATAGGCTCAGGTAGCAAAAATGCCCGTACAGTTTTAGAAAAACTGGGTATTGCTGATAAGATAGATGCGATCGCTGACGGCTATAGTGTGCAGCAACCGAAGCCAGCACCTGATTTATTTCTATATGCAGCCAACCTGCTAGGACTCGAACCATCACAATGTGTTGTTGTCGAAGATGCAGCAGCAGGGATTGAAGCTGCTCTTGCCGGTGGGATGTGGGCCGTAGGACTTGGCCCGCCGGAACGAGTTGGCGCTGCTCATGTTGTCTTGCCCAGCTTAGCAGGTGTCAAATGGGCAGATATAGAAGCCAAATTGAAGAGTATTGCTACACAAAAACAAACAAAACAGCCAGAATAA
- a CDS encoding DUF1822 family protein, producing MNNTTYELDDFAITLPISQTARITSQQFANQQPTPEKAEQVRLNTLAVWVVNDYLQMMDIPTNLQASDSWNPVIRLCANVADLELPSVGRLECRPVRLHQEICFIPPETWEERVGYVVIQFDESLQEAKLLGFIPNVATEQLPLNQLQSLEAFIEHLGRLRESPLNQLVNLTQWVAGIFDTGWQTIESLWNIPELRPAYAFRSPETVEMNAPNETAGITKRAKLIDLGIQILNQPVMLIVEITPETAQETSIRLQLHATGNQIYLPSGVYLSVLDSSGAVFLEAQARKSDNYIQLQFRGTPTERFSVKVALDDTSITEYFMI from the coding sequence ATGAACAACACCACCTATGAGCTAGACGATTTCGCCATAACATTGCCGATTTCCCAAACAGCTCGCATAACTTCTCAGCAGTTTGCCAACCAGCAGCCTACTCCCGAAAAGGCAGAGCAAGTCCGGCTGAATACACTAGCTGTATGGGTGGTGAATGACTACTTGCAAATGATGGATATTCCTACTAACCTTCAAGCCAGTGACAGTTGGAACCCCGTCATCCGCCTCTGTGCAAATGTAGCTGACCTAGAGTTGCCCTCAGTTGGTCGTCTGGAGTGTCGGCCTGTGCGTTTGCACCAGGAAATATGTTTCATTCCCCCAGAAACCTGGGAAGAACGAGTGGGTTATGTAGTGATTCAATTCGATGAGTCGCTCCAAGAAGCAAAGCTACTTGGATTTATCCCTAATGTTGCAACTGAACAACTGCCTTTGAATCAACTGCAATCCTTGGAGGCGTTCATTGAACATCTAGGACGACTTCGGGAATCCCCACTGAATCAACTAGTGAATTTGACTCAGTGGGTTGCTGGTATATTTGACACAGGTTGGCAAACTATCGAATCCTTATGGAATATACCAGAGCTTAGACCAGCTTATGCTTTTCGTAGTCCTGAGACGGTAGAAATGAATGCTCCCAATGAGACAGCAGGAATTACCAAACGCGCAAAACTGATTGATTTGGGAATCCAAATTCTCAACCAACCTGTCATGTTAATAGTGGAAATTACTCCTGAAACTGCTCAAGAAACTAGTATTCGTCTCCAGTTACACGCTACTGGAAATCAAATTTACTTGCCATCAGGAGTTTACCTAAGCGTTTTAGATAGTTCCGGAGCAGTTTTTCTGGAAGCTCAAGCTAGAAAATCAGATAACTACATCCAATTGCAGTTCCGTGGTACACCCACAGAGCGGTTTAGCGTTAAAGTAGCATTGGACGATACCAGTATTACAGAATATTTTATGATTTAA
- a CDS encoding sucrose synthase, with protein MHELVQAVLNSDEKTDLRQLISTLNASGKHYFLRNEILQSFAQYCHQSQKPAYFYHSSSVGKLIHYTHEIILAEENIWMVVRPRVASQEVWLLTDNCTKFELTTPRALLDVSDRLVNRYQPHILEIDLHPFYKDSPNVSDPRNIGQGLAFLNRYLCSQLATDPQYWLELLYQALRNIKYDDIRLLLNHHIPSGIQLAKQIKQALNFLAELPADEPYQKFSLDLQQLGFEPGWGNTAARVRETLELLERLIYTPQPAILEAFVARVPVIFRVVLISIHGWVAQEDVLGRDETLSQVIYVLEQARSLENKLHEEIKLAGLDLLGIQPHVIILTRLIPNCEGTLCDLRLEKVQDTENAWILRVPFAKFNPEITDNWISKFEIWPYLETFASDAERELLAEFKGRPNLIIGNYSDGNLVASLLSRRLKVTQCNIAHSLEKPKYLFSNLNWQDLEDQYHFSAQFTADLISMNAADFIITSSHQEIFGTPESIGQYESYKWFTMPQLYHVVDGIDLFSPKFNFLPPGVNEKIFFPYSQKEDRDSSLRQQVDYLLFSQEDPHIFGHLDNLNKRPIFALAPINSIKNLTGLAEFFGKSQALQERCNLILLTSKLHPAEATNPEEATEIQKLHDIINQYHLHSHIRWIGMRFPSRQLGEAYRVIADYQGIYIHFALFEAFGRSILEAMICGLPTFATEFGGALEIIDNQEDGFNLNPTDLEGTTQKILHFLDQCDAHPQHWQEVSEWMSQRIHNRYNWQVHTSGLLLLAKMFSFWNFVAPENNEAVDRYMETLFHLIYKPRAEKILEQHMAYRA; from the coding sequence ATGCATGAACTAGTTCAAGCTGTCTTAAACAGCGATGAAAAAACTGATCTACGTCAGTTGATATCTACATTAAATGCTTCAGGTAAGCATTACTTCTTAAGAAACGAGATTTTGCAAAGTTTTGCCCAATACTGTCACCAATCCCAAAAACCAGCCTACTTTTACCACTCTTCCTCTGTTGGCAAACTAATACACTATACCCATGAGATAATTCTGGCGGAGGAAAATATTTGGATGGTCGTCCGCCCCAGGGTTGCTAGCCAAGAAGTTTGGCTACTGACAGATAACTGCACTAAGTTTGAACTAACGACACCGCGGGCTTTATTAGATGTGAGCGATCGCTTAGTCAACCGCTACCAACCCCACATCCTAGAAATTGACCTACACCCATTTTACAAGGATTCCCCCAATGTCAGCGACCCTAGAAACATTGGTCAAGGTTTAGCCTTCCTCAATCGTTACCTATGTAGTCAGTTAGCCACAGATCCCCAATACTGGCTAGAACTCTTGTATCAGGCTTTACGGAATATTAAGTACGATGACATTCGCCTGCTACTTAACCATCACATCCCATCAGGTATCCAGCTAGCTAAACAAATTAAGCAAGCCCTCAATTTCCTTGCTGAACTACCTGCGGATGAACCCTACCAAAAATTTAGCCTCGACCTCCAACAACTTGGCTTTGAACCAGGTTGGGGTAACACTGCTGCACGAGTGCGCGAAACTTTAGAACTTCTAGAACGACTCATCTACACTCCCCAGCCTGCCATCCTAGAAGCATTTGTCGCCCGCGTCCCTGTTATTTTTCGCGTTGTCCTCATTTCCATACATGGCTGGGTTGCTCAAGAGGATGTTTTAGGACGAGATGAAACACTCAGTCAAGTCATCTACGTCCTCGAACAAGCGCGTAGTTTAGAAAACAAACTGCATGAAGAAATCAAACTGGCTGGACTCGACCTGCTGGGCATTCAACCTCATGTAATTATTCTCACTCGGCTGATTCCTAACTGCGAAGGTACATTGTGCGATCTGCGCCTAGAAAAAGTTCAAGATACAGAAAATGCTTGGATTCTGCGAGTTCCTTTTGCTAAATTTAATCCTGAAATTACTGACAACTGGATTTCTAAATTTGAGATTTGGCCTTATCTAGAAACATTTGCCTCAGACGCAGAAAGAGAACTACTAGCAGAATTCAAGGGTAGACCTAATCTGATTATTGGCAACTACAGCGACGGGAACTTAGTAGCATCTCTGCTTTCCCGTCGTCTGAAAGTCACCCAGTGTAACATCGCCCACTCCTTAGAAAAGCCTAAATATCTATTTAGTAATTTAAACTGGCAAGATTTAGAAGATCAATATCACTTTTCGGCACAATTCACCGCTGATTTGATTAGCATGAATGCAGCCGATTTCATCATCACCTCTTCCCACCAAGAAATTTTTGGGACACCAGAATCAATTGGTCAGTACGAGTCATACAAATGGTTTACTATGCCTCAGCTATATCATGTAGTTGACGGGATTGATTTGTTTAGTCCTAAATTTAACTTTCTGCCGCCCGGAGTAAATGAGAAAATCTTTTTCCCCTACAGCCAAAAAGAAGACCGAGATTCAAGTCTGCGGCAGCAAGTTGACTACCTACTTTTTAGCCAGGAAGACCCTCACATCTTTGGTCATTTAGATAACCTTAACAAGCGACCAATATTTGCCCTTGCTCCGATCAATTCAATCAAAAATTTGACTGGGTTAGCTGAATTTTTTGGTAAAAGTCAGGCGTTGCAAGAGCGTTGCAATCTAATTCTTTTAACTAGTAAACTGCATCCAGCAGAAGCTACAAACCCAGAAGAGGCAACAGAAATTCAAAAACTCCATGACATTATCAATCAATATCATCTCCACAGTCATATTCGCTGGATAGGAATGCGTTTTCCAAGTCGTCAACTCGGCGAAGCCTACCGAGTAATTGCCGATTATCAGGGAATTTATATCCACTTTGCTCTCTTTGAAGCTTTTGGACGCAGCATTTTGGAAGCCATGATTTGCGGCTTACCTACTTTTGCTACTGAATTTGGCGGTGCTTTAGAAATTATTGATAACCAAGAAGACGGATTTAATCTCAACCCTACTGATTTAGAAGGAACAACCCAGAAAATTTTGCACTTCCTTGACCAATGTGATGCTCATCCTCAGCACTGGCAGGAAGTCTCCGAATGGATGAGCCAGCGAATTCATAATCGGTACAATTGGCAGGTACACACCTCTGGGCTGCTATTACTAGCTAAAATGTTTAGCTTTTGGAACTTTGTAGCTCCAGAAAATAACGAGGCAGTGGATCGTTATATGGAAACTTTATTTCATCTCATTTATAAACCTAGAGCTGAAAAGATTTTAGAACAGCATATGGCATATAGGGCATAG
- a CDS encoding CHAT domain-containing protein, translated as MTKATRFSRANSVKIQRQKLKGKTFYFFHLSLYFLISLLCILSSPVLAKIPGGISSSFQLVNNNITSPAVSASPASLLQEGKVLYDMGKFAQAVQVLLQAVQGYKQQQDSLRQAVTLSNLSLAYQQLGAWTQAQQAITESLNLLNGQDNKQNLQVFAQSLDIQGRLQLAMGQSEAALATWQQAEKIYTKAKNKNGVVRSLINQAQAWRTQGFYRRAVETLNKVNKTLQSQPDSIEKSVGLRSLGDALQVAGNLQDSREFLDQSFAIAQRLQSPVEMGATLFSLGNNAQAQQHIEEAMQSYQKTIALSPLPLTKVQAQLNYLSLLIEKQELASARTLLPSIQYQLNQLPLSRAAIYARINYAQSLMKVNRAESKVQSKSSDSEIRTQDPELILTNAIEQSHSLEDKRTEAYAWKSLGSLYEDNKQWSKAQKFTEQGLILAQASNAPDITYALEWQLGRLLWKQKDTNRAIAAYDAAVNTLQFLRSDLVAVNQDVQFTFRDSVEPVYRESVELLLQSQGEQADQTILEKARQRIEALQLAELDNFFREACLQGQKVPLDRVVERKNSNAAIIYPIILPEELQVIVKIPKQRLRHFSTKIPQTEVNTILTELRKNLVNPTAIADVKIQSQQVYNWLLQPIESELQTSKLDTLVFVLDGELRNIPMAALYDGKQYLVEKYAIALSVGLQLLNPKPLVQQQLVALTAGLSQPPANYTSKFPPLPGIKSEFDGITEAGISTTSLLDGQFTSKKLESEINTASFNVVHLATHGEFSSRAEKTFILADDGPINVRNFDLFLGNQNQTRVELLVLSACQTAAGDNRATLGMAGAAVRAGASSTIASLWQIDDKSTALFVSAFYRELKSGKITKAQALHRAQLKLLEHPNYKAPTFWSAYVLIGNWL; from the coding sequence ATGACTAAAGCCACTAGGTTTTCTAGAGCAAATTCTGTAAAAATCCAAAGGCAAAAGCTAAAAGGTAAGACTTTTTACTTTTTCCATTTGTCTTTGTACTTTTTGATAAGCTTGCTATGCATCCTCAGTTCACCTGTGTTAGCAAAAATTCCTGGTGGAATTAGTTCCTCGTTCCAGTTAGTAAACAACAATATTACTTCCCCGGCTGTATCAGCTTCCCCTGCTTCACTACTGCAAGAAGGCAAAGTATTATACGATATGGGTAAATTTGCTCAGGCAGTGCAGGTACTGCTACAGGCAGTGCAGGGATATAAACAACAGCAGGACAGTCTCAGACAGGCAGTGACTCTGAGTAATCTTTCCTTAGCTTACCAACAACTTGGAGCATGGACTCAAGCACAGCAAGCAATTACAGAGAGCTTAAATTTGCTCAATGGACAAGATAACAAGCAAAATTTGCAAGTATTTGCTCAATCACTCGATATCCAGGGTCGTTTGCAACTGGCAATGGGGCAGTCAGAGGCAGCTTTAGCAACTTGGCAGCAAGCAGAAAAGATTTACACGAAAGCAAAAAATAAAAACGGTGTAGTCCGATCGCTCATCAATCAAGCACAAGCGTGGCGAACCCAAGGATTTTACCGTCGTGCAGTAGAAACACTTAATAAAGTAAATAAAACATTACAATCTCAACCAGACTCTATAGAAAAATCAGTCGGGTTGCGATCGCTAGGTGATGCTCTCCAGGTAGCAGGAAATTTGCAAGACTCTCGCGAATTTTTAGACCAAAGTTTTGCGATCGCTCAACGCTTGCAATCCCCTGTTGAGATGGGAGCAACTCTATTTAGCTTAGGGAACAATGCTCAGGCACAGCAACACATAGAAGAGGCGATGCAGTCTTATCAAAAAACAATTGCTCTGTCTCCCTTGCCTCTAACAAAAGTCCAAGCACAACTCAATTATCTCAGCTTACTAATTGAGAAGCAAGAATTAGCATCCGCCCGAACTTTATTACCATCAATTCAATATCAACTAAATCAACTTCCCCTCAGTCGTGCCGCCATCTACGCTCGGATTAACTATGCACAAAGCCTGATGAAAGTTAACAGGGCTGAGTCAAAAGTGCAGAGTAAAAGTTCTGATTCAGAAATCAGAACTCAAGATCCAGAACTAATACTTACCAATGCTATTGAGCAATCTCACAGTTTAGAAGACAAGCGGACAGAAGCTTATGCTTGGAAAAGTTTGGGTAGTTTATACGAAGACAATAAACAGTGGTCAAAGGCACAAAAGTTTACCGAACAGGGGTTAATATTAGCACAGGCTAGCAATGCACCAGACATCACCTATGCATTAGAGTGGCAGTTAGGTAGATTACTCTGGAAGCAGAAAGACACCAACAGAGCGATCGCCGCATATGATGCAGCTGTGAACACCCTCCAATTTCTTCGCAGTGACCTAGTGGCAGTCAATCAGGACGTGCAATTCACCTTTCGGGATAGTGTAGAACCAGTTTATCGAGAGTCAGTAGAGTTACTCCTGCAATCCCAAGGAGAACAAGCAGATCAAACAATATTAGAGAAAGCGCGTCAGCGGATTGAAGCACTGCAACTAGCAGAATTAGATAACTTTTTTAGGGAAGCTTGTTTGCAAGGCCAAAAAGTGCCACTTGATCGAGTAGTAGAGCGAAAAAATTCCAATGCTGCGATTATTTATCCAATTATTCTTCCTGAAGAACTCCAAGTAATCGTCAAAATTCCCAAACAACGCCTGCGGCATTTCAGTACCAAAATTCCTCAAACAGAAGTAAACACAATTCTCACAGAATTGCGAAAAAATCTTGTCAATCCGACTGCGATCGCAGACGTCAAAATTCAGTCGCAACAAGTTTATAACTGGCTATTGCAACCCATTGAGTCAGAATTACAAACGAGTAAATTAGATACCCTAGTGTTTGTGTTGGATGGAGAATTACGGAATATACCAATGGCGGCTCTCTATGATGGTAAGCAATATTTAGTAGAGAAATACGCGATCGCCCTCAGCGTTGGTCTGCAACTCCTCAATCCCAAACCATTAGTGCAGCAGCAACTAGTAGCTCTAACCGCAGGGCTAAGTCAACCCCCAGCAAATTACACCTCCAAATTTCCACCTCTGCCTGGCATCAAATCTGAATTCGACGGAATTACCGAAGCTGGAATATCAACAACTAGTCTGTTGGATGGGCAATTTACCAGCAAAAAATTAGAAAGCGAAATTAATACTGCTTCATTTAACGTTGTGCATTTGGCAACCCACGGCGAGTTTAGTTCCCGTGCAGAGAAAACCTTTATTTTGGCCGACGATGGCCCGATCAATGTTAGGAACTTTGACCTTTTCCTGGGTAATCAAAATCAAACTAGAGTGGAATTATTAGTTTTGAGTGCCTGTCAGACAGCAGCCGGGGATAACCGCGCTACCCTTGGTATGGCTGGAGCAGCAGTACGCGCGGGCGCAAGCAGTACCATAGCCTCCCTGTGGCAAATTGATGATAAATCCACAGCCCTGTTCGTCAGTGCCTTCTATCGAGAACTCAAGAGTGGCAAGATTACCAAAGCTCAGGCCCTCCACCGCGCCCAGCTAAAACTCCTAGAACATCCCAACTACAAAGCACCAACCTTTTGGTCTGCCTACGTGTTGATTGGTAATTGGCTGTAA
- a CDS encoding ATP-binding protein, whose amino-acid sequence MNLYDLAFQLQDMRQRVALLQRQSEKQQVHKDMELVTAVFQELHLALEELQIAHEDLQQQNEKLSNAQYALIVQRQRYQELFEQASDAYFVTNTKGLIQEANAAAATLLNIPKNFLLEQPLEAFVVGKELITFRQKLTLIGDSPEIQEWEIILRPRNRTPIITAVKMATICNQKNKLVGLRWSLRDITESKRTEAKLRWAEAAMQQALVKEKELNELKSRLLNTTSHAFNTPLTAMLSCVESQENDRHQWSHEQQLTHVVLNQDETGELEFNPTLLNLVEFCHNLLAELEQDDNSQHAIAFISEYPSIQAYLDTKLLQHILSNLCSNCFKYSPLGSTVKFSVATQNDKAIFQIQDFGIGIPSLEIEHIFKLFYRASNVGNIPGIGLGMSIVKKAVDLHGGEITVESSLKEGTIFTVILPLTLNLHI is encoded by the coding sequence GTGAATTTGTATGATTTAGCCTTCCAATTACAGGATATGCGTCAGCGCGTCGCCCTACTGCAACGCCAGAGCGAAAAGCAACAAGTACACAAAGATATGGAACTCGTCACAGCTGTATTTCAAGAACTTCACCTAGCTTTGGAAGAACTGCAAATAGCTCATGAAGACTTACAGCAGCAGAATGAAAAATTGTCTAACGCTCAATATGCATTAATAGTACAACGTCAACGTTACCAAGAACTATTTGAGCAAGCATCAGATGCTTATTTTGTCACTAATACTAAAGGGTTAATTCAAGAAGCTAACGCTGCGGCCGCTACCTTGCTTAACATTCCCAAGAATTTTTTACTGGAACAACCTCTAGAAGCTTTTGTCGTTGGGAAAGAACTGATTACTTTTCGTCAGAAACTAACTCTTATAGGCGATAGTCCTGAAATCCAAGAGTGGGAAATAATCCTACGACCGCGCAACAGAACGCCTATTATTACTGCGGTCAAGATGGCTACTATTTGCAATCAAAAAAATAAGTTAGTTGGTCTGCGTTGGTCATTACGCGACATTACTGAAAGCAAACGAACAGAAGCAAAGCTGCGATGGGCAGAAGCTGCGATGCAACAAGCGCTTGTAAAAGAAAAAGAACTCAATGAGCTGAAATCTCGCTTGCTCAATACTACCTCCCACGCATTTAATACTCCTTTAACAGCCATGCTCTCTTGTGTGGAGTCACAAGAAAATGATCGCCATCAATGGAGCCATGAGCAACAACTTACCCATGTCGTGCTGAATCAAGATGAAACAGGTGAATTAGAATTTAATCCAACACTTCTGAATCTGGTAGAATTTTGCCATAATTTGTTAGCAGAACTAGAACAGGATGATAACTCACAGCACGCGATCGCTTTTATTAGTGAGTACCCATCTATACAAGCTTACTTAGATACCAAACTACTGCAACATATCTTGAGTAATTTATGCTCAAATTGTTTCAAATACTCACCCCTCGGCAGTACAGTTAAGTTTTCTGTCGCTACGCAAAATGACAAAGCCATATTTCAAATTCAAGATTTTGGTATTGGCATTCCCTCTTTAGAGATTGAACATATTTTTAAACTTTTCTATCGCGCTAGCAATGTAGGCAATATTCCCGGAATAGGATTAGGAATGTCTATTGTCAAGAAAGCTGTAGACTTACATGGTGGCGAAATTACTGTAGAAAGCTCCCTCAAAGAAGGAACAATCTTTACTGTGATTCTGCCATTGACCCTAAATTTGCATATTTAA